One region of Trachemys scripta elegans isolate TJP31775 chromosome 8, CAS_Tse_1.0, whole genome shotgun sequence genomic DNA includes:
- the TCERG1 gene encoding transcription elongation regulator 1 isoform X7 produces MAQQQALRFRGPAPPPNAVMRGPPPLMRPPPPFGMMRGPPPPPRPPFGRPPFDPNMPPMPPPGGIPPPMGPPHLQRPPFMPPPMGSMPPPPGMMFPPGMPPVTAPGTPTMPPTEEIWVENKTPDGKVYFYNARTRESAWTKPDGVKVIQQSELTPMLAAQAQAQAQAQAQAQAQAQAQAQAQAQGASTPTTSSPASSVSPSTSSSPQSSMTSTTTTATSISQTISTPTTQDQTTSSGVSVATSSVSVSTSTPSATPVQTVPQQVPQTLPPAVPHAVPQPTATIPAFPPVMVPPFRVPLPGMPIPLPGVAMMQIVSCPYVKTVATTKTGVLPGMAPPIVPMIHPQVAIAASPATLAGATAVSEWTEYKTADGKTYYYNNRTLESTWERPQELKEKGTAFDFRVQPQLEKVEEKIKEPIKEPTEEPLPMETEEEEPKEEPIKLLIKEALIRGNIPVQEPKEEEMTEEEKAAQKAKPVATTPIPGTPWCVVWTGDERVFFYNPTTRLSMWDRPEDLIGRADVDKIIQEPPHKKGMEEGKKQIKEDHESAEETNDDEPIKTKKRKKDDNKDIDSDKEAAMEAEIKAARERAIVPLEARMKQFKDMLLERGVSAFSTWEKELHKIVFDPRYLLLNPKERKQVFDQYVKTRAEEERKEKKNKIMQAKEDFKKMMEEAKFNPRATFSEFAAKHAKDSRFKAIEKMKDREALFNEFITAARKKEKEDSKTRGEKIKMDFFELLSNHHLDSQSRWSKVKDKVETDPRYKAVDSSSQREDLFKQYIEKIAKNLDSEKEKELERQARIEASLREREREVQKARSEQTKEIDREREQHKREEAIQNFKALLSDMVRSSDVSWSDTRRTLRKDHRWESGSLLEREEKEKLFNEHIEALTKKKREHFRQLLDETSAITLTSTWKEVKKIIKEDPRCIKFSSSDRKKQREFEEYIRDKYITAKADFRTLLKETKFITYRYSTGSGSARFFTHAFLPMCLTPDLMGHLYRSKKLIQESDQHLKDVEKILQNDKRYLVLDCVPEERRKLIVSYVDDLDRRGPPPPPTASEPTRRTTK; encoded by the exons ATGGCTCAGCAGCAAGCACTGAGATTTCGTGGCCCAGCTCCCCCACCAAACGCTGTCATGAGGGGTCCACCACCTCTCATGCGCCCACCTCCACCTTTCGGCATGATGAGAGGTCCACCTCCACCACCTCGTCCTCCCTTTGGACGTCCTCCATTTGATCCTAATATGCCTCCAATGCCACCTCCAGGAGGGATTCCTCCACCAATGGGGCCTCCACATCTACAG AGGCCACCATTCATGCCTCCTCCCATGGGTAGCATGCCGCCGCCTCCTGGTATGATGTTTCCTCCAGGGATGCCACCTGTCACTGCCCCGGGAACTCCAACTATGCCACCCACTGAAGAGATATGGGTAGAAAACAAGACTCCAGATGGCAAG GTCTATTTCTATAATGCACGAACGCGCGAGTCTGCATGGACCAAGCCAGATGGGGTAAAGGTTATTCAGCAATCAGAACTGACACCAATGCTTGCTGCACAAGCCCAGGCCCAAGCGCAGGCCCAAGCCCAGGCTCAGGCTCAGGCACAAGCCCAGGCGCAGGCACAAGCCCAAGGTGCCTCCACACCAACAACCAGTAGTCCTGCATCTTCAGTGTCTCCATCAACATCATCCAGTCCTCAGTCCTCCATGACCTCCACTACAACCACAGCCACTTCAATTTCACAGACCATTTCCA cacCGACAACACAAGACCAGACCACAAGTTCAGGTGTTTCAGTTGCTACATCTTCAGTTAGTGTTTCAACCTCCACTCCTTCTGCTACACCTGTGCAGACTGTACCCCAGCAAGTCCCACAGACGTTGCCTCCTGCAGTTCCTCATGCAGTACCTCAGCCAACAGCAACAATTCCTGCTTTTCCACCCGTAATGGTACCTCCATTTCGTGTTCCCCTTCCTGGCATGCCTATTCCACTTCCAG GTGTAGCAATGATGCAAATAGTCAGCTGCCCGTATGTAAAGACAGTCGCTACCACCAAGACCG GTGTCTTGCCAGGAATGGCTCCTCCTATTGTACCTATGATCCATCCTCAGGTTGCTATTGCCGCTTCACCTGCTACTTTGGCTGGAGCAACAGCAGTCTCTGAATGGACAGAGTACAAAACAGCAGATGGGAAGACTTACTATTATAACAATAGGACTTTGGAATCAACATGGGAAAGACCCCAAGAACTAAAAGAGAAAGGTACAGCATTCGATTTTAGAGTCCAGCCACAACTAG AAAAAGTAGAAGAGAAGATTAAAGAGCCTATTAAAGAACCTACAGAGGAGCCTTTGCCAATGGAAACAGAAGAAGAGGAACCCAAAGAAGAGCCTATAAAATTGCTGATAAAAGAG gccctgattcggGGAAACATCCCAGTTCAG gaGCCAAAAGAGGAAGAAATGACTGAAGAAGAAAAAGCAGCTCAGAAAGCAAAACCAGTTGCAACTACTCCTATTCCTGGAACCCCATG GTGTGTGGTATGGACTGGTGATGAGCGGGTTTTTTTCTACAACCCAACCACTCGTCTCTCTATGTGGGACCGGCCAGAGGACTTAATTGGAAGAGCTGATGTGGACAAAATTATTCAGGAACCTCCTCACAAAAAAGGaatggaagaaggaaagaaacaaa TTAAAGAAGATCATGAATCAGCAGAGGAAACAAATGATGATGAGCCTATTAAAACAAAGAAGCGAAA GAAAGATGACAACAAAGACATTGATTCAGACAAGGAGGCTGCCATGGAAGCTGAAATTAAAGCTGCACGTGAGAGGGCCATTGTCCCTCTGGAGGCTCGAATGAAACAGTTCAAGGATATGCTGCTAGAAAGAGGG gtTTCTGCCTTTTCAACCTGGGAGAAGGAGCTGCACAAGATAGTTTTCGATCCTCGGTACTTGCTTCTCAATCCTAAAGAAAGGAAACAG GTATTTGACCAGTATGTGAAGACCAGAGCAGAAGAAGAGcgcaaggaaaagaaaaacaaaataatgcagGCCAAGGAGGATTTCAAGAAAATGATGGAAGAAGCAAAGTTTAATCCAAG AGCTACTTTTAGTGAATTTGCAGCCAAGCATGCTAAAGACTCGAGATTCAAGGCAATTGAAAAGATGAAAGATCGAGAGGCCTTGTTTAACGAGTTTATCACAGCGGCAAGAAAGAAGGAGAAGGAAGATTCGAAGACCAGAGGTGAGAAG attAAAATGGACTTCTTTGAACTACTGTCTAATCACCACTTGGACAGTCAGTCTCGCTGGAGCAAAGTGAAGGACAAAGTAGAGACTGACCCCCGTTACAAAGCAGTGGATAGCTCTTCACAGAGGGAAGACCTTTTTAAACAATACATTGAAAAAATAGCTAAG AATTTAGActctgaaaaggaaaaggaattgGAAAGGCAGGCTCGCATTGAGGCAAGTTTGCGTGAAAGAGAAAGGGAGGTTCAGAAAGCTCGTTCTGAGCAGACCAAGGAAATCGATCGAGAACGTGAACAGCACAAACGAGAAGAGGCTATCCAGAATTTCAAAGCGCTTCTATCTGATATG GTGAGATCTTCAGATGTGTCATGGTCCGATACTAGGAGGACGCTCCGAAAAGATCATCGGTGGGAATCTGGCTCTCTgctagaaagagaagagaaagagaagcttTTTAATGAACACATTGAAGCACTTACCAAAAAGAAGAGGGAGCATTTTAGGCAACTTCTGGATGAAACTTCAGCG ATTACTTTAACATCAACATGGAAAGaagtgaaaaaaatcattaaagaaGATCCCAGGTGCATTAAGTTCTCTTCCAGTGACAGG AAAAAACAAAGGGAGTTTGAAGAGTACATCAGAGACAAATACATTACTGCCAAAGCGGACTTCAGAACGCTATTGAAAGAGACCAAATTTATAACGTACAG atacagcacaggcagtggcagtgcaagaTTTTTTACACACGCAttcctgccaatgtgcctcaccCCTGACCTGATGGGGCATCTGTATAG ATCCAAAAAGTTGATCCAAGAATCCGACCAGCACCTGAAAGATGTAGAAAAGATTTTACAGAATGACAAGCGTTATCTGGTACTTGACTGTGTGCCAGAGGAGAGACGCAAGCTCATCGTATCCTATGTAGATGACCTGGACCGCCGAggtccccctccacctcccacagcTTCAGAGCCTACAAGACGAACAACAAAATAA
- the TCERG1 gene encoding transcription elongation regulator 1 isoform X11 — protein MADRGGGGGAGAGGGEGDAGAAAAERYNNEIRMAQQQALRFRGPAPPPNAVMRGPPPLMRPPPPFGMMRGPPPPPRPPFGRPPFDPNMPPMPPPGGIPPPMGPPHLQRPPFMPPPMGSMPPPPGMMFPPGMPPVTAPGTPTMPPTEEIWVENKTPDGKVYFYNARTRESAWTKPDGVKVIQQSELTPMLAAQAQAQAQAQAQAQAQAQAQAQAQAQGASTPTTSSPASSVSPSTSSSPQSSMTSTTTTATSISQTISTPTTQDQTTSSGVSVATSSVSVSTSTPSATPVQTVPQQVPQTLPPAVPHAVPQPTATIPAFPPVMVPPFRVPLPGMPIPLPGVLPGMAPPIVPMIHPQVAIAASPATLAGATAVSEWTEYKTADGKTYYYNNRTLESTWERPQELKEKEKVEEKIKEPIKEPTEEPLPMETEEEEPKEEPIKLLIKEEPKEEEMTEEEKAAQKAKPVATTPIPGTPWCVVWTGDERVFFYNPTTRLSMWDRPEDLIGRADVDKIIQEPPHKKGMEEGKKQIKEDHESAEETNDDEPIKTKKRKKDDNKDIDSDKEAAMEAEIKAARERAIVPLEARMKQFKDMLLERGVSAFSTWEKELHKIVFDPRYLLLNPKERKQVFDQYVKTRAEEERKEKKNKIMQAKEDFKKMMEEAKFNPRATFSEFAAKHAKDSRFKAIEKMKDREALFNEFITAARKKEKEDSKTRGEKIKMDFFELLSNHHLDSQSRWSKVKDKVETDPRYKAVDSSSQREDLFKQYIEKIAKNLDSEKEKELERQARIEASLREREREVQKARSEQTKEIDREREQHKREEAIQNFKALLSDMVRSSDVSWSDTRRTLRKDHRWESGSLLEREEKEKLFNEHIEALTKKKREHFRQLLDETSAITLTSTWKEVKKIIKEDPRCIKFSSSDRKKQREFEEYIRDKYITAKADFRTLLKETKFITYRSKKLIQESDQHLKDVEKILQNDKRYLVLDCVPEERRKLIVSYVDDLDRRGPPPPPTASEPTRRTTK, from the exons ATGGCGGACCGAGGAGGCGGTGGCGGCGCTGGGGCTGGCGGCGGCGAGGGAGACgcgggggcggcggcggcggagcGGTACAATAATGAGATCAG AATGGCTCAGCAGCAAGCACTGAGATTTCGTGGCCCAGCTCCCCCACCAAACGCTGTCATGAGGGGTCCACCACCTCTCATGCGCCCACCTCCACCTTTCGGCATGATGAGAGGTCCACCTCCACCACCTCGTCCTCCCTTTGGACGTCCTCCATTTGATCCTAATATGCCTCCAATGCCACCTCCAGGAGGGATTCCTCCACCAATGGGGCCTCCACATCTACAG AGGCCACCATTCATGCCTCCTCCCATGGGTAGCATGCCGCCGCCTCCTGGTATGATGTTTCCTCCAGGGATGCCACCTGTCACTGCCCCGGGAACTCCAACTATGCCACCCACTGAAGAGATATGGGTAGAAAACAAGACTCCAGATGGCAAG GTCTATTTCTATAATGCACGAACGCGCGAGTCTGCATGGACCAAGCCAGATGGGGTAAAGGTTATTCAGCAATCAGAACTGACACCAATGCTTGCTGCACAAGCCCAGGCCCAAGCGCAGGCCCAAGCCCAGGCTCAGGCTCAGGCACAAGCCCAGGCGCAGGCACAAGCCCAAGGTGCCTCCACACCAACAACCAGTAGTCCTGCATCTTCAGTGTCTCCATCAACATCATCCAGTCCTCAGTCCTCCATGACCTCCACTACAACCACAGCCACTTCAATTTCACAGACCATTTCCA cacCGACAACACAAGACCAGACCACAAGTTCAGGTGTTTCAGTTGCTACATCTTCAGTTAGTGTTTCAACCTCCACTCCTTCTGCTACACCTGTGCAGACTGTACCCCAGCAAGTCCCACAGACGTTGCCTCCTGCAGTTCCTCATGCAGTACCTCAGCCAACAGCAACAATTCCTGCTTTTCCACCCGTAATGGTACCTCCATTTCGTGTTCCCCTTCCTGGCATGCCTATTCCACTTCCAG GTGTCTTGCCAGGAATGGCTCCTCCTATTGTACCTATGATCCATCCTCAGGTTGCTATTGCCGCTTCACCTGCTACTTTGGCTGGAGCAACAGCAGTCTCTGAATGGACAGAGTACAAAACAGCAGATGGGAAGACTTACTATTATAACAATAGGACTTTGGAATCAACATGGGAAAGACCCCAAGAACTAAAAGAGAAAG AAAAAGTAGAAGAGAAGATTAAAGAGCCTATTAAAGAACCTACAGAGGAGCCTTTGCCAATGGAAACAGAAGAAGAGGAACCCAAAGAAGAGCCTATAAAATTGCTGATAAAAGAG gaGCCAAAAGAGGAAGAAATGACTGAAGAAGAAAAAGCAGCTCAGAAAGCAAAACCAGTTGCAACTACTCCTATTCCTGGAACCCCATG GTGTGTGGTATGGACTGGTGATGAGCGGGTTTTTTTCTACAACCCAACCACTCGTCTCTCTATGTGGGACCGGCCAGAGGACTTAATTGGAAGAGCTGATGTGGACAAAATTATTCAGGAACCTCCTCACAAAAAAGGaatggaagaaggaaagaaacaaa TTAAAGAAGATCATGAATCAGCAGAGGAAACAAATGATGATGAGCCTATTAAAACAAAGAAGCGAAA GAAAGATGACAACAAAGACATTGATTCAGACAAGGAGGCTGCCATGGAAGCTGAAATTAAAGCTGCACGTGAGAGGGCCATTGTCCCTCTGGAGGCTCGAATGAAACAGTTCAAGGATATGCTGCTAGAAAGAGGG gtTTCTGCCTTTTCAACCTGGGAGAAGGAGCTGCACAAGATAGTTTTCGATCCTCGGTACTTGCTTCTCAATCCTAAAGAAAGGAAACAG GTATTTGACCAGTATGTGAAGACCAGAGCAGAAGAAGAGcgcaaggaaaagaaaaacaaaataatgcagGCCAAGGAGGATTTCAAGAAAATGATGGAAGAAGCAAAGTTTAATCCAAG AGCTACTTTTAGTGAATTTGCAGCCAAGCATGCTAAAGACTCGAGATTCAAGGCAATTGAAAAGATGAAAGATCGAGAGGCCTTGTTTAACGAGTTTATCACAGCGGCAAGAAAGAAGGAGAAGGAAGATTCGAAGACCAGAGGTGAGAAG attAAAATGGACTTCTTTGAACTACTGTCTAATCACCACTTGGACAGTCAGTCTCGCTGGAGCAAAGTGAAGGACAAAGTAGAGACTGACCCCCGTTACAAAGCAGTGGATAGCTCTTCACAGAGGGAAGACCTTTTTAAACAATACATTGAAAAAATAGCTAAG AATTTAGActctgaaaaggaaaaggaattgGAAAGGCAGGCTCGCATTGAGGCAAGTTTGCGTGAAAGAGAAAGGGAGGTTCAGAAAGCTCGTTCTGAGCAGACCAAGGAAATCGATCGAGAACGTGAACAGCACAAACGAGAAGAGGCTATCCAGAATTTCAAAGCGCTTCTATCTGATATG GTGAGATCTTCAGATGTGTCATGGTCCGATACTAGGAGGACGCTCCGAAAAGATCATCGGTGGGAATCTGGCTCTCTgctagaaagagaagagaaagagaagcttTTTAATGAACACATTGAAGCACTTACCAAAAAGAAGAGGGAGCATTTTAGGCAACTTCTGGATGAAACTTCAGCG ATTACTTTAACATCAACATGGAAAGaagtgaaaaaaatcattaaagaaGATCCCAGGTGCATTAAGTTCTCTTCCAGTGACAGG AAAAAACAAAGGGAGTTTGAAGAGTACATCAGAGACAAATACATTACTGCCAAAGCGGACTTCAGAACGCTATTGAAAGAGACCAAATTTATAACGTACAG ATCCAAAAAGTTGATCCAAGAATCCGACCAGCACCTGAAAGATGTAGAAAAGATTTTACAGAATGACAAGCGTTATCTGGTACTTGACTGTGTGCCAGAGGAGAGACGCAAGCTCATCGTATCCTATGTAGATGACCTGGACCGCCGAggtccccctccacctcccacagcTTCAGAGCCTACAAGACGAACAACAAAATAA